GCTGACCGCCATCTCCTGATCCCTCCCCCCGACGCGCAAGGAGGCGCACCGATGAAATCCAACCCACGCCGGCTCGGCCGACTGGCCGCCTTGCTCGCGATAGCGGGCATCGCGGCGGTCACGGGAGGCTGCGCCGCCAACCCCTCGAACGGGGTGACGACGCTGAACTTTTTCCAGTTCAAGGGAGAAGCGCTCGAGGACTTCGATCGGATGATCGCGGACTTCGAGGCCGAGAACCCCGACATCCGGATCGTGCAGAACCAGGTGGCGGACGCCGACACGCTCATCCGCACCCTCCTTGTCAAAGACCGCGTGCCCGACATCATCACGCTCAACGCCAACGGCAACTTCGGTCGCCTTGCCCAGGCCGGCGTCTTCAAGGACTTCTCGCACGCGCCGGTGCTGCAGACGATCAACCCGGCCGTGCAGGACATCCTCGCCGACCTCGGCACCTACGGCGACGAGGTCAACGGCCTCGGCTATGTCAACAACGCGAACGGCGTCATCTACAACAAGCAGATCTTCCGCGAGCAGGGCCTGGAGCCGCCCGAGACGTGGGATGAGTTCATCGCCGTGTGCGACAAGCTCGAGGCTGCCGGCATCCAGCCCTTCTACGGCACGCTCGCGGACTCGTGGACCGGCATTCCGTCCTTCAACGCCCTCGGCGCCTATCCGGCGCAGGACGGCTTCTTCGACAAGCTGCGCGCAGAGGGCGCGGATGTCGGCCCCGACTCCGATGTCTCCTTCGAGAAGGACTTCGCCGAGGTCATGGACCGCCAGTACGAGCTGTACTCGTACATGCAGGACGGATACCGGGGCAAGACGTACGACGACGGCAATGCCGCATTCGCCAACGGCGAGTCGGCGATGCTGCTGCAGGGCATCTGGGCGACGAATCCCATCAAGCAGGTCAATCCCGACATCGAGATGGGGATCTTCCCCTATCCGACCGACGACCCCGCCGACAGGCTGCTCGTCTCCGGGGTCGACGTCGTCTTCACGATGGGCAAGAACAGCCCGCACGAAGAGGCGGCCATGCGATTCATCGACTACGCCTTCCGCAAGGACGTCATCGAGAAGTTCGCCGCTTCACAGAACATGGTGCCCTCCGTAGAGGGCGCCGAGCTCAGCGATGATCCCGCTCTGCAGTCCGTCAAGCCGTTCTTCGACAACGGGCAGATCACGGGCTTCATCGACCACCAGATCCCACCCGCGGTTCCCCTGATCCCGACGGACCAGCAGTTCCTCTTCGACGGCAACGCCGACGCGGCACTGAAGACGCTCGACAACGAGTGGCGCAAGGTCGCAGCCCGCACCATTCCGGTCACGACGGGAGAGAACCGATGACCCTCACACGGGCGGTGCGGACCACCGCTGTCGAAAGCAAGGCGCAGAAGCGCGCCGCCCGCACCCGGACCGACACCCGGCGAGCGCCGTCCGCGTACTACTGGATGGTGTGGCCGGCGGTCATCGCCTTCGCCTTCTTCCACACCCTCCCGGTCCTCGTCGGCATCTTCTTCAGCTTCACGAACTACCCGGGCTACGGCGCGTGGAACTTCGTGGGACTGTCGAACTACGTCAACCTGTTCCGGGACGACCGCGTGCTGCAGGCCTACGGGTTCTCGTTCCTCTTCGCCATCGTCGCGACGATCCTGACCAATGCGATCTCGCTCGCGATTGCACTGGGGCTCAATGCGAAGATCAGGGCGCGGAACCTCTTCCGCGGCGTGTACTTCGTGCCCTACATCCTCGCGATCCTCGTGATCGGCTACGTGTTCCAGTTCTTCTTCTCGAACTCGCTGCCGAAGATTCTCGCGGGGATCCCGCTGTTCGCTGACAACATCCTCACGAACGAGACGTGGGCGTGGACGGCGATCGTCGCCCTCGCCGTGTGGCAGGCGTGTGCGTTCTCAATCATCATCTACCTGTCGGGCCTGCAGACGATCCCCGCCGAGCTCTACGAAGCGGCGTCGATCGACGGGGCGACGCCCGCACGCCAGTTCCGGTCGATCACGTTCCCGCTCATCAGCGCCTTCTTCACGATCAACATCGTGCTGAGCCTGAAGGGCTTCCTGCAGGTGTTCGATCCGATCGTCGCTCTCACGAACGGCGGCCCCGGCACGTCGACCGAGTCCGTCACGCTGCTCATCTTCCGGGGCGGCTTCTCAGGCGGCGAGTTCGCCTACCAGACGGCGAACGCCGTGGTGTTCTTCATCGTCATCACGGTCGTGTCGCTCTTCCAGTTCCGGGTCCTTCAGCGCAGAGAGGCCGACTTCTGATGACCAGCATGACCAATACAGCCATCCAGTTCGAGCAGCCGGCCGAGGCGGTCGAGCCCCGGCGCCGTTGGCGCCGCTCGAAGGAGGACGACGACGACACCCGCAAGACGAACTGGTGGGCGACCGCGCTCATCGCGATCTGCTCCCTCACCGTCCTGATCCCGCTCTACCTCGCGGTCGTCGTCGCCTTGAAGACGCCCGACCAGCTCACGACGGGGACGGGCTTCGAGTGGCCGAACCCGGTGAACTGGGGCAACTTCGCCGAGGCGTGGCAGCGGACCGACTTCCCCCGAGCGCTCGCCAACACCGCCTTCATCACGGTCGGGTCCGTCGTCTTCACCTTGCTGACGAGTTCGATCGTGGCCTATGCCCTGGCGCGCAACCTCCACCGGCCGTTCTTCAAGGGCGTGTTCTTCTACCTGCTGGCGGCGCTCTTCATCCCGTTCCCGATCATCATGCTGCCGCTCGTGAAGCAGACCGCGATCCTCGGGCTCGACAACCAGGTCGGCCTCATCATCCTGTACACCGTCTACGGGCTGTCGCTGAACATCTTCATCTACACGGCCTACATCCGCTCGATCCCGATCGAGCTCGAGGAGGCGGCGCGGATGGATGGCGCTAGCACGTGGCGGGTGTTCCGGTCGGTGATCTTCCCGCTCCTCATGCCGATGAACGCGACGGTCGGGATCCTGACATGCGTCTGGGCGTGGAACGACTTCATCATGCCGCTCGTCGTGCTGACCGACCCCGGCGCGCGAACCCTGCCCCTCGCGCAGTACGTCTTCCAGGGACAGTTCAACACCGACTACACGGTCGCGTTCGCCTCGTACCTCATGGCGATGGCGCCGCTGCTGATCGTCTACATCTTCAGCCAGCGCTGGGTCATCTCCGGCGTCACGCGAGGCTCGATCAAATAGGCCGGGCGACCCCGCCGAGAAGACGACGGATGCCGCGACCGGGCGCTGGTCGCGGCATCCGTCGTGTCCGGCGGCTAGCCGCAGGACCTCGCGGCATAGGCGATCTCGTGGGTGGCTTCGGCGCTGCCGCGTGCCGTCACCTCGACGCTTCCGGCCGCGATCTGCGCCTGGCGCGTGGTCAGCGCCGCCGAGACGGTCTTGCCGGGCTGGACCGACGCGAACGACTTCGAGCCGAAGGGGCTCGCGACCTCGACGGCGAGGGGCGCGGCATCCGTGTTCGTGACGGATGCCACGACCGTGACCTTGCCCGAGACGCACCGGGTCGTGACCGACGACTCGACGGAGGGGCCCGCCGGCGGCGCCGACGCGAGGACGCCCGACACGGCGATCTCGGGGAGCTTCACGTAGGTCGCGGGCGTCGCGAAGACGAGGCGGACTGCCGTCGCGACGACCGGCGTGAAGCTCGCGGTGGTCGACGTGCCGTTCGCGGCGATGGGTACCCCCGTGGCCGTCGTGTCGTGCCAGCGCCCGTCGACTCCGCGATAGCTGACGTCGACCGTCTTCGGCGAGCCCTCGGTGTTCGTGAAGGCGAGGCTCGAGACCTCGTAGGCGGTGCCCGTCGTGAGCGTGAAGCCGACGGACGTGCGCGACGAGAGCGCGCTCGCCCAAGTCGACCACGGTGTGCTCGCGCTGCCGTCGCAGGCGTTGGCCGCGGGGAAGGTCTCCCACTCCGTCTGCGAGAACGTCGCCGAGACGCTCGCGCCGGGAACGCGGCAGACGTTGCCGCCCTGAGCCGCGGCACCCTGGATCTGCACCTCCGAGATCGACTGCCACACGTTGGTCGCCGTCTGCAGCTGCAGCCGGATGCCGGTCGTGGCCGGGAGGCTCGAGACGTCGAGCGTCGCGACCGGTGCCGTCATGGCCGTCTGGTCGAGCGTCGCGCTGATCTGCGTGTCGACCCACGCCCCGTCGGCCTTGTACTGCACCTTGATCGTCGACGGCCACGAGGTCGTGCCGTCGCGGTACGTGTGCAGGAGGATCGTGCGCGGGCGCTGCGCCGTCGGCCAGTCGAAGGCGAGCCAGCTGTTCTTGGGGAACACACCGCCCGAGAGCCAGTCGTCCCAGCCCTTGCCCTTGACGTTGAGGTCGACGACGGTGCGTGCCAGATCCTGCCGGCTCGAGGCCGTCACGCTGGCGCCGGGCGCGATGTTCGCGACGCCGTAGTCCCACACGTCCACCGTGCGGGTCACGCGGCGGCCGGGGCCGAAGTCGGCATCGGCTGCGAGGATGCCGGTGATCCTCGTCGTCCCGAGCGCGTCGAAGGATGCATCCCACTGCACGGCGACATCGCGGGTCTCGCCGTCGACCTCGATCTTCAGGCTCTTCGGCAGCGCCTCGGCGGGCGACGACCCGAGTCGGACGGCCTCGGGGATCGAGGCATCCACGAGGCGCCAGATCTTGGCGCCGGCGCCCTTGTCATCCCAGTACGACGGATCCCAGCCGTCGCCCCAGCGGGCGGGATCCTCGGCGGCGGGATTGCGCATCTCGAGCGCGCCGTCCGCCGCGACGGTGAGGGGAAGCCAGACGTAGGTCGAGTCGGACTTGCCCTCGTTCCAGCGGTCGCCCATGTAGACGTACTTGCCGGGGCCGAGCGTCAGGACGTTGGTCGACTGCGAGCCGAAGGTCGTGCGCCGGGCATCGCCGACCGACAGGAGTCCGTCGCCGCCCTCGGGGATGGAGTTGTAGGCGACGCTCTCGTACGGATCGTCGGACTTGACGCCACGGATCCAGCTGCCGAGCAGGTCGTCGGCGCTGTAGTAGGTCTGCGGGTTGGGCGCCCAGCCCGTGGCCCCGGACGCGAGCGCGTAGTACTTGCCGCCGTGCGTGAAGAGGGCGGGCGCCTCGAGGTGACCGCACTCCTTGACGATCTGGAAGTCGACGCCGCGGACGGGCGCGTCGGCCGTGCCGTCCGCGAACAGGTGCGGGTACCGCCCACTCTCCGAGTACTGGAACGTGTAGCTCCCGCTCGCGCCGAACGAGCCCATGCGAACCGGGTCGGTCGAGGTCGTGTGCTCGACGTTCGTGTAGTCGTCGTCGAGCTTCGCGACGTACAGGGAGTAATTCTCCTCCGACGAGTAGACGATGTACGCCGATCCGTCGGCATCCTGGAACACCGTCATGTCGCGGGCCTGACCGGGGACGGCGCTCGATGTGCAGGCTTGATAGTTCGAGCGGTTGTAGAGGCGATAGGCGCCCGTCATCTTGAACGGGCCCGCGGGGCTGTCGGCGACCGCCACGGCGGCCATCGACCGCGCGTACATCGAGCCGCCCGCCGAGGTGCGGCCGTCAGCATGCCACCACATGACCCACTTGCCGGTCTTGTCGTTGTGGAGCACCTTGGGCCGCTCGAAGATCGCGGTGTAGGTCCAGTTCTGGTCGGTGTTGAGGTAGTACGACAGCGACTGGACGAGCCCCGTCTTCGGCTGACCCGCGCCGTCGACCGTGCCGTACAGATCGACGAAGTACGGGTCCGTCGTCAGCTGGGCGCTGTTCGAGACGCCGCGCAGCGCCGTGCCGAGGTTCTCCCAGTTGTGCGTGTCGGTCGAGCGGTAGACCGAGACGCCCGGGCTGCCGTAATAGCCGTTCGTGCGGTCCTCGCCGTACCAGTAGTAGACGGTCTCGCCGTTCTCCTCGGCCGTGACGATCTGCCCGCCGTGCGCCTGGATGTGCCGGCCCTGCGTGTCGTACCAGTAAGGCTGGAAGTAGCCCGCCGAGCCCGCGCCGGGATCGGCGATCGCGGGATAGTCCTCGTAGACCGGCGGCGGGTCGGTACGGGGGACGCCGTCGGCGGGGTCGGTCACGACGGCGGCCGGGGTGACGGCGGCCGGGGTGAGGGCGGCGGCGGGGGCCGAGGCCGCGACGACGGACGAGACGAGCAGCGCCCCGATCGCCCACGACGCGGCAGCACGCAGGTGGTTCATGGTCGGTCCACTTCCTTCATCGGTGTGTGAGAGCGGCTGCGGCGCAGAGCGGAGGATGCCGCGACCCCGGCCGGGCCGCGGCATCCCTCGGTCGGCTAGCCGCAGGGGAACGCGTCGAACGACTCCGTGATGGGGCCGCGAGTCGTCCCCGTGGCGTCCTCGGGTAGCGTGAGCGTCACGTCGCCCGCCGGGATCGAGGCCTGGCGCGTCGTGAAGGCGAACGAGGTCGACTTCCCGGCCGCGAGGTCGGCGATCTGCTTCGTACCCCAGGGCGTTGCGAGAGACCCGCTGAGCTTCGCATCGCTCTTGTTCGTGACGGTCGCGGCGACGACGACCTTGCCCGCGACGCAGCGCTGCGTGACCGTGACGGCCGCCGGCGGCGTGACGTTCTTCACGGCGAGCCACGAGATGACGGGCTTCTCGGCGCCTGCGCCCTCGTTGGTCACGAGGTATTCGACCGTCGCCGGCGCGTCGAGCGTGAAGGTCAGGTCGGCCGCGAGGGGCGTGTTCGCACCCGAGAGCGGGACGCTGCCCTTCGCGAGCTCGACGCCTCCCGCCGAGACCGTCTGGTACATCGTGCGGTTGAGGTTCCACCACTCGGTGAAGCCGCCCGTGAGCGTGTACGTGCCGGCGTCGAGGGGTAGACGGTAGATCAGCTTCGTCGTGTCCTGGTAGTAGCCGGTCGAGTACTTGTCGTTGATGTCTGTCGTGCCCTTGACCTTCATCCCGTCGGCGACATAGCCCCACTGGTCCGCGGATGCCGAGGCCTGGTCGATCCTGTCGTTCCGCAGCGTCGGCACCGCCTTCTTCACGGCGGCGTACTGCGGCGAGTCCGCGCCACCCGTCCCCGCGTCGATGTAGTAGACGAGGCGGGAGGGAATGACCTCGAACGAGGCGATGATCGGCTGGCCGCTGCCGGTGAGGCGTCCCGTGACGGTGAGCTTCGCGTACTCCGTCCGAGGCTGGGCGACGGATGCCGCCTCCCACGTGACGGCGGTCGCCGTGCCGGCGACGTCGACCTTCGCGGGCAGCGCGTCCTCGACCCCGAGGGCACCCTGCACGCCGAGGTCGCGCGGGAGGCTCTGCACGTAGACGAGCGCGAGGCGGGCGTTGTAGCCGCTCGTGCCGTTCGTGCCGAACTCGAGGTCGACGACGCCGGCCGTGTCGAGGGTCACGGACTGCGCGACCGGCGTCGCAGTGCCCGTCGAGACGGCGGTCTTCGTCGTCGCCTTGCCGGCCGCCGTCACCTTCGAGTAGACGTTCGTCGTCAGCCCCGCACGCGGCGCCTGCACCCCGACGACGTTGTACGTGCCCGCGGGGAGCGTCAGGTGGTACGTGACGGGCTTGTTGTAGTCGGCGCCCACGTACGACGAGCCCCAGTCGGCGGGGGTCCCCGCCGCGAGCGTCGTCGCGGTCGTGGAGTAGCCCCACGTCGTGCCGGCGGTCGTGCCGTCCCACTTCTGGTCGCTCGTGGCGTTGAGGAGGTTCGGGAACGCGCTCTTCGCGGCCGCGTACACCGAGCCCGCGGGCGCCCCCGACGAACCGGAGTCGATGAAGTACGCGAGGTCCGCGGGCAGCACGACGACCGTGGCGCTGAAGCGCTGGTAGACGCCTGCCCCTGTCTTCTCGGTCGTGCGCCCCGTGGCGGCGAACGATGCGAGCTCGGCCGTGGTCTTGGCGGCGTCGACCGACCCGAGGCTCCACGTGGCCTTGGTGTCGGCGCCGGCGATCGTGACGTTCGCGGGGAGCTTGCGATCCTTGGTCGTGACGGTCACGACGCCGAGGTCGATGACATCGGCGCTCACGTCCTTCGGCGTGAGGCGGTCGGCCGCGGCCGACAGACGCGCCGCGATCGCCGCGGCGCCCTCCGCGTCGAGGCCGTAGGCGGCCCGATCGGCGACGGCGGCCTTCGCGTCGGCGAGCACCGCCGCGAAGACGGCCCACGTGTCGGCGCTGTAGTCCGCCTCGACGAGACCCTTCACGGAGTCGACGAGCGTCGAGAGGGCCGTCGTGTCGACCTTGCTCGAGTCCGCGTTCGCCTTGATGACGCCCACGGCGTCGATGTTGATCGACTCCGCGTTGGCGGTCTTCACGACGACGGTGTGAGCGCCGTTCTTCAGGCCGCGCAGCGTGAACGCGGTGCGCTCGCTGCCCGCACTGTATGTCGGCGCGGACGCCACGACCTGCACGCCGTCCACGACGACGTCGAGCGTAGGCGTGCCGGAGTTCGTGCCGATGATGTCCAGCCCCGTGCCGGCGAAGGCGTAGGTGAGCGCCGCGCCCTTGGCCGTGCTCTTGGAGGCCGTGCGCTGCCACTCGAACATGCCCTGGCCGTTGACGTGGCTCCAGTTCGCGTCGAAGCTCAGGACCTTCTTGGAGGCGTCGGCCCAGCTGGTCTGGTGCATGCCGTCGATGACGTCGGTGTAGTACGGCGTGTAGCCGGGCACCGGCACGACCTTCAGGTTGTCGAACTGCACGAAGTTGAAGCTCGAGCCCAGCTGGATGCGGCCCGTCGCCTGCGGCGCGGGATCCGTGTAGCTCGCGACCTCGACGCCGTTGACGGATGCCGTGTACTTGGCGCCCGCGACCGTGACGGCGAGGTTGTTCCACACGCCCGCCCCCGTCTTGAAGGCCGCGGCGGCCGGTACGGTGCCCGTCGACAGCGTGCTGCCGAACCGCATCAGCGTCCACGCGCCGTTCGCGTCGACCTTGAGCTCCGCGGCCGACACGCTCTGGCCGTTGGCCGTGCCGCCCTGCTCGCGCGCGCCGACCGTCGCGTACGGGGATCCGGATGCCTCGAACAGCACGTCGGCCGAGACTGTGTAGTTCGCCCAGCGGTAGTCGCCGATCGTCGTCTTGGGGTCGCCGCTGTTCCAGGCGCTGCCGGCCATGCCGGGGCCGACCTGCTGACGCAGCACGCGTCCGTGCGCGGCATCCGCTGTCGCGACCGACTCGAACGCGCCGTTCGTGTCGTTCGTGTAGCGCGGCGTCGCGCCGTTGTCCTCGGTCTGCACCGACGGGGTGCCGGCCGGCTTGGCCTTGTCGCCTCGCGCTTCGAGGAACGACTGGCCCGAGTCGACGAGCTGCTTCGTGTCGGGGTCGTAGCCCTTGATGTTCGCGAGGCCCGCGTAGTCGAAGTCGTCGGCGTAGAGCGTGCCGTCGCCGGTCACGCCGTTGACGCTCCCCGAGGCATCCGTGTCGAGGACGTCACGGCCGCCGTCGGCCGCCGTGTACTCCTTCGAGGTCGGCAGCGAGCTGCCGTAGCCCTCCTTGGCGACGAGCGTGCCGTCGGCCCGCTTCGTCGCGTGGTCGAGCGACGTCGCGGTGACCGTCGACCAGGGCCTGACCGTGACGGAGTACATCCCGGCGCCGTCGGGCGAGACCTCTGCGACGGGCTGCAGGTAGTTCGCGTCGTACGCCTCGCCGGCGTCGGCGGCGCGCGTCTGCCACAACTCGACCGTCTGGTCGGCGCCGAGGTTCAGGTCCTTCGCCGTGATCCGGTAGATCTTGGTGAACTTGCTGTCGTTGACGATGACGGTCGAGAAGTCGCTCGCATCGGGGGCGGCCAGCGTCGTGTACGACGCCCCGCCCGCGCGGGCGCCGCCGGGCGGGTTGCCCGTGCCGAGCTCGCTGCCCGAGGCCTTCGGGATCGCTCGCCAGATGCCCGCGGTGTTGTCGTCGTTCTCCCAGCCGAGCTTCGCGAACTGCGTGAACTGCTCGAGCACGGCGAGTCCGCCGTCGTAGTAGAGCCAGCCCGACCACGGGTCGCGCGCATTGACGAGCTCTTTCGAGGAGTACTGGAAGCCGTCGTAGAACGAGCCGATCGCCGGCTGGAAGATGTTCATCGTCCGCCGCGAGGCGTTGAACCCGGTCGTGACCCAGTTGCCCATCTCGAGGGCGCTGTTCGTGCCGCCGAACTGCGTGCCGAAGCCGCCCTGCTCGTCGCTCGCGTTGTTGTTGGGGCGGTCCGCGGAGCTCGAGAAGGTCGACTGGCCCTCCGAGTTCCAGACCTCGCGGTCGAGCTGCTCGGCGATCTTCTTCATGTTGCCCGCGCTGTCGTCGGCGCTGGAGTAGTGGAAGCCGATGATGTCCACGGCGTCGCGGAGCGACGAGTCGGTCGCCGAGGTCATGGCGTTGCCCAGCGCGACCGGCGGGGTGCCGACGGTGTCGCCGGCGATCGTCCGGATGCCGTTGAAGAGCGTCTTCTCCTCGGGGGTCTTGAAGCCGTTGTTCGGGTCGCCTGCTGTGGCGCCCTCGTATCCCTTCACATCGCCCCGCACCCAGCCCGCGAAGTTCTTGTAGAGCTGCTGCTCGGGATTGCCGGTCTCGTTGGTATCCGGGTTGATCGAGTCGACCATGACGCCGTACTGGCGGTACGCGGCCAGCACCGTGTTCTTGAACCAGATGTACTGGTCGGCGTGGCTCGTCACCCACGTCGGGCGGTTCCATCGCAGAAGGCTCAGGTGGATGTCGCCGTGAGCGACGAGCTGGGCGTCCGCGGCGAGCTGGAAGCCGGGCTCCCGGAGGACGTTGGGGTACTCGTCGCGGCTGCGCATCGTGGCGGCGTTCGGGCCGGTCGAGGTGTTGCGGTCGTTCCCCATCTCGATCTTGACGGTGTTCATGATGGGGTGGTCGCCGCCGAACAGCGTCTCGATGAGCTCCCAGTACTTCTCGGGATGCTGCGACTTGTAGTCGAGGAGCAGGGCGCTCGTCGAGTTCGCCGACAGGACGCCGAAGCCCTTGAACGTCAGCCCGTTCCGGTTCAGCGCCGCGGCCGCGACATCAGCACCGTCGACGGTGATGCTCACCGGGTCGGCGCCGGCCGCCTGCGCGGCGGTGGGGACGCTCAGCGGAGCGACGATCGCCGCCGCGGTGACGGCGGCGGCCAGTGCCGCGCGAAACGTCCGTGAATCCCTGCCGCCCCGAGGGCGAGGCATCCTTGCCTCCGACATCTGCGCTCTCCGTTTCGCGTGTGCTGTCGTCG
This genomic interval from Microbacterium sp. 4R-513 contains the following:
- a CDS encoding family 16 glycoside hydrolase yields the protein MPRPRGGRDSRTFRAALAAAVTAAAIVAPLSVPTAAQAAGADPVSITVDGADVAAAALNRNGLTFKGFGVLSANSTSALLLDYKSQHPEKYWELIETLFGGDHPIMNTVKIEMGNDRNTSTGPNAATMRSRDEYPNVLREPGFQLAADAQLVAHGDIHLSLLRWNRPTWVTSHADQYIWFKNTVLAAYRQYGVMVDSINPDTNETGNPEQQLYKNFAGWVRGDVKGYEGATAGDPNNGFKTPEEKTLFNGIRTIAGDTVGTPPVALGNAMTSATDSSLRDAVDIIGFHYSSADDSAGNMKKIAEQLDREVWNSEGQSTFSSSADRPNNNASDEQGGFGTQFGGTNSALEMGNWVTTGFNASRRTMNIFQPAIGSFYDGFQYSSKELVNARDPWSGWLYYDGGLAVLEQFTQFAKLGWENDDNTAGIWRAIPKASGSELGTGNPPGGARAGGASYTTLAAPDASDFSTVIVNDSKFTKIYRITAKDLNLGADQTVELWQTRAADAGEAYDANYLQPVAEVSPDGAGMYSVTVRPWSTVTATSLDHATKRADGTLVAKEGYGSSLPTSKEYTAADGGRDVLDTDASGSVNGVTGDGTLYADDFDYAGLANIKGYDPDTKQLVDSGQSFLEARGDKAKPAGTPSVQTEDNGATPRYTNDTNGAFESVATADAAHGRVLRQQVGPGMAGSAWNSGDPKTTIGDYRWANYTVSADVLFEASGSPYATVGAREQGGTANGQSVSAAELKVDANGAWTLMRFGSTLSTGTVPAAAAFKTGAGVWNNLAVTVAGAKYTASVNGVEVASYTDPAPQATGRIQLGSSFNFVQFDNLKVVPVPGYTPYYTDVIDGMHQTSWADASKKVLSFDANWSHVNGQGMFEWQRTASKSTAKGAALTYAFAGTGLDIIGTNSGTPTLDVVVDGVQVVASAPTYSAGSERTAFTLRGLKNGAHTVVVKTANAESINIDAVGVIKANADSSKVDTTALSTLVDSVKGLVEADYSADTWAVFAAVLADAKAAVADRAAYGLDAEGAAAIAARLSAAADRLTPKDVSADVIDLGVVTVTTKDRKLPANVTIAGADTKATWSLGSVDAAKTTAELASFAATGRTTEKTGAGVYQRFSATVVVLPADLAYFIDSGSSGAPAGSVYAAAKSAFPNLLNATSDQKWDGTTAGTTWGYSTTATTLAAGTPADWGSSYVGADYNKPVTYHLTLPAGTYNVVGVQAPRAGLTTNVYSKVTAAGKATTKTAVSTGTATPVAQSVTLDTAGVVDLEFGTNGTSGYNARLALVYVQSLPRDLGVQGALGVEDALPAKVDVAGTATAVTWEAASVAQPRTEYAKLTVTGRLTGSGQPIIASFEVIPSRLVYYIDAGTGGADSPQYAAVKKAVPTLRNDRIDQASASADQWGYVADGMKVKGTTDINDKYSTGYYQDTTKLIYRLPLDAGTYTLTGGFTEWWNLNRTMYQTVSAGGVELAKGSVPLSGANTPLAADLTFTLDAPATVEYLVTNEGAGAEKPVISWLAVKNVTPPAAVTVTQRCVAGKVVVAATVTNKSDAKLSGSLATPWGTKQIADLAAGKSTSFAFTTRQASIPAGDVTLTLPEDATGTTRGPITESFDAFPCG
- a CDS encoding extracellular solute-binding protein, which produces MKSNPRRLGRLAALLAIAGIAAVTGGCAANPSNGVTTLNFFQFKGEALEDFDRMIADFEAENPDIRIVQNQVADADTLIRTLLVKDRVPDIITLNANGNFGRLAQAGVFKDFSHAPVLQTINPAVQDILADLGTYGDEVNGLGYVNNANGVIYNKQIFREQGLEPPETWDEFIAVCDKLEAAGIQPFYGTLADSWTGIPSFNALGAYPAQDGFFDKLRAEGADVGPDSDVSFEKDFAEVMDRQYELYSYMQDGYRGKTYDDGNAAFANGESAMLLQGIWATNPIKQVNPDIEMGIFPYPTDDPADRLLVSGVDVVFTMGKNSPHEEAAMRFIDYAFRKDVIEKFAASQNMVPSVEGAELSDDPALQSVKPFFDNGQITGFIDHQIPPAVPLIPTDQQFLFDGNADAALKTLDNEWRKVAARTIPVTTGENR
- a CDS encoding carbohydrate ABC transporter permease; the protein is MTSMTNTAIQFEQPAEAVEPRRRWRRSKEDDDDTRKTNWWATALIAICSLTVLIPLYLAVVVALKTPDQLTTGTGFEWPNPVNWGNFAEAWQRTDFPRALANTAFITVGSVVFTLLTSSIVAYALARNLHRPFFKGVFFYLLAALFIPFPIIMLPLVKQTAILGLDNQVGLIILYTVYGLSLNIFIYTAYIRSIPIELEEAARMDGASTWRVFRSVIFPLLMPMNATVGILTCVWAWNDFIMPLVVLTDPGARTLPLAQYVFQGQFNTDYTVAFASYLMAMAPLLIVYIFSQRWVISGVTRGSIK
- a CDS encoding discoidin domain-containing protein, whose product is MNHLRAAASWAIGALLVSSVVAASAPAAALTPAAVTPAAVVTDPADGVPRTDPPPVYEDYPAIADPGAGSAGYFQPYWYDTQGRHIQAHGGQIVTAEENGETVYYWYGEDRTNGYYGSPGVSVYRSTDTHNWENLGTALRGVSNSAQLTTDPYFVDLYGTVDGAGQPKTGLVQSLSYYLNTDQNWTYTAIFERPKVLHNDKTGKWVMWWHADGRTSAGGSMYARSMAAVAVADSPAGPFKMTGAYRLYNRSNYQACTSSAVPGQARDMTVFQDADGSAYIVYSSEENYSLYVAKLDDDYTNVEHTTSTDPVRMGSFGASGSYTFQYSESGRYPHLFADGTADAPVRGVDFQIVKECGHLEAPALFTHGGKYYALASGATGWAPNPQTYYSADDLLGSWIRGVKSDDPYESVAYNSIPEGGDGLLSVGDARRTTFGSQSTNVLTLGPGKYVYMGDRWNEGKSDSTYVWLPLTVAADGALEMRNPAAEDPARWGDGWDPSYWDDKGAGAKIWRLVDASIPEAVRLGSSPAEALPKSLKIEVDGETRDVAVQWDASFDALGTTRITGILAADADFGPGRRVTRTVDVWDYGVANIAPGASVTASSRQDLARTVVDLNVKGKGWDDWLSGGVFPKNSWLAFDWPTAQRPRTILLHTYRDGTTSWPSTIKVQYKADGAWVDTQISATLDQTAMTAPVATLDVSSLPATTGIRLQLQTATNVWQSISEVQIQGAAAQGGNVCRVPGASVSATFSQTEWETFPAANACDGSASTPWSTWASALSSRTSVGFTLTTGTAYEVSSLAFTNTEGSPKTVDVSYRGVDGRWHDTTATGVPIAANGTSTTASFTPVVATAVRLVFATPATYVKLPEIAVSGVLASAPPAGPSVESSVTTRCVSGKVTVVASVTNTDAAPLAVEVASPFGSKSFASVQPGKTVSAALTTRQAQIAAGSVEVTARGSAEATHEIAYAARSCG
- a CDS encoding sugar ABC transporter permease, whose translation is MTLTRAVRTTAVESKAQKRAARTRTDTRRAPSAYYWMVWPAVIAFAFFHTLPVLVGIFFSFTNYPGYGAWNFVGLSNYVNLFRDDRVLQAYGFSFLFAIVATILTNAISLAIALGLNAKIRARNLFRGVYFVPYILAILVIGYVFQFFFSNSLPKILAGIPLFADNILTNETWAWTAIVALAVWQACAFSIIIYLSGLQTIPAELYEAASIDGATPARQFRSITFPLISAFFTINIVLSLKGFLQVFDPIVALTNGGPGTSTESVTLLIFRGGFSGGEFAYQTANAVVFFIVITVVSLFQFRVLQRREADF